One Tetrapisispora phaffii CBS 4417 chromosome 2, complete genome genomic region harbors:
- the TRS33 gene encoding Trs33p (similar to Saccharomyces cerevisiae TRS33 (YOR115C); ancestral locus Anc_2.160), translating to MSTPPIQTGQVLTSQQKAQQFKLFEDSLPKVNQLAFQLLLNEVVPLSMAVEEKVFDDKIQVNESEDQTNQKAEDVDNSDASNITKDIEDKLHITPELDLPSHVLIHQISTTNAEKREGVIKRLQSIGFNIGSKLTELLVFKNNPNIRFKDAEVLLIMKFICRDVWKQIYGKQIDNLKTNHRGTFYLFDYDYRPIRNFVVDGDISDPSLLEKETSLAQPFLEIPIGIITGVLSSLGFKSEVVACKASFVDKPDGTSKLNFPKGVSFHIQIVNQ from the coding sequence ATGTCAACTCCGCCAATTCAAACTGGACAGGTTTTAACTAGTCAACAGAAAGCACAACAGTTTAAATTATTCGAGGACTCCTTGCCTAAAGTTAATCAATTAGCATTCCAGCTACTACTTAATGAAGTTGTACCATTATCGATGGcagttgaagaaaaagtatttgatgataaaatCCAAGTAAATGAATCGGAAGACCAGACAAATCAAAAAGCTGAGGATGTAGATAATTCAGATGCTTCCAATATTACAAAGGATATCGAAGATAAACTTCATATAACTCCCGAATTGGATTTACCTTCACATGTGTTAATCCATCAGATTTCTACTACCAATGCTGAAAAAAGGGAAGGTGTAATAAAACGTTTACAATCTATTGGTTTTAATATAGGTAGCAAGTTGACAGAATTATTAGTATTTAAGAACAACCCCAACATTCGATTTAAAGATGCAGAAGTGcttctaataatgaaatttatcTGTAGGGACGTGTGGAAACAAATTTACGGGAAACAAATAGACAATCTAAAGACTAATCATAGGGGTACTTTTTATCTCTTTGATTACGATTACAGACCAATTAGAAATTTTGTAGTTGATGGGGACATCTCTGACCCAAGTCTTCTGGAGAAAGAAACATCATTAGCGCAACCCTTCTTAGAAATACCTATTGGTATCATAACTGGTGTGTTGTCTTCATTGGGTTTTAAATCAGAAGTAGTTGCATGCAAGGCATCATTTGTTGACAAACCAGATGGTACATCTAAATTAAACTTTCCAAAGGGTGTGAGTTTTCATATACAAATAGTGAATCAATAG